In the Sorghum bicolor cultivar BTx623 chromosome 4, Sorghum_bicolor_NCBIv3, whole genome shotgun sequence genome, acaagcgaacgtgcttatatatatgtctaTTAGTTTGTATAGacactgtatataaaaatcatAGTCCTAATGTATTGTTTCTACGAAATAATTTTTACGCAATCACATTTATTCTATCTCTATTCTCAACCAATTATATCACTTCATGTTTTAGATCTCGTggagacatggtttctaacttagatccgttttctataatttttgctctctcttaaataactaccttgccacatcagcaaaatgcttagattACACTATAATAAATGTTTATAGAAACTATGACGGTTTCTACATTTGGAATGCCAAACGAAACATGTCTAAGTTCTATTATGCAAGTCTGGCTAGGGCCTAAGCCAGAAAACCAAACACAACTCATATACCAAAAATATACTATAGAACATCTCACGGAATATTGTACGAAATACTAAAAATAATTGAAGTCATTTGTACTACCTAAACATAAAAGAATACATTATAAAACATCATGTGTTTAATATTGAACATTACATGTATTAAGGTTAATAAAAAActttaaaaaatattacatgGATATTATTTGAGCAACCTAAAATATAATATAAAACATCCAATGAGAGTACGTGTGAAATGCTAATAAAAGAACATCCGATTTATTATAAATTAATATAAAAATACATCATATAACATCGTGAATATCACATTGAAACAACTACTTTGTTGCAAGCGAATATGAAAAGATACGTTACAAAACATTACATATATAGTATATGAACATCACATATGTGATAACATACAAGTGCACATGACATCACAAATACACGCAAATTATTTCTATAGTTAAGCAAATACAAATGTTTTTAGTTGTGATGTAACTGACAAATTGTTTGTATAGTTAAGCAATGGAAAACAACAAttgtaaaaataaaaatcttgtaataaatgaaaaataaaaatataacatcGATACTATTTAAACTACTTAAAATAAAGTATAGTGTACCATAAAAcatcttatttatatttaacaagcataaacttaaataaaatctataactaagttatacatgattcaataaatatgaaatttttactatagtttaaacatataataattagctcaccataaaattttcatcacAGTTGAACCAGAGAAATtacagttatgaattattttatttaattatagaaaaacatagatctaaactacaacaaaaaatttatactaaaacatattatattatatattcactgtgtagatctactcatgtggactCTAACAaaaattgttttttattttataatttttatgtgatttaatataactttttaaagatttagccgaaataaataaataaataaataaataaataccttTAAAACTACTTATAACAGGGCCAGGTAGTAAAATGAACTATTTTAAAAGTTAAGAGTTTAAAGAGAAAAGGCGGAGTGTGACGAAAGTTTGGACTTTTTCCATTCATGATTACGACTTTTTCCATTCACGATTATGTGAACTCGAAACGTCGCTTGTCAAGTAGGCCGTAGTAAAAGAGCAAAGGGCCCATACGACTACAATGTAGCAGCCCATGAGGTCGGGTAACGGTTCATAAAGCTGTGtttctattctttttttctCGGCATCCAACGCTGAGTCTTTTGTAGCGAAACCCTATGTGTTTGGGCTGTGTTTATTGGGAGTTTCATAATATTTTGAAAAAGTATAGAAGAGTTTTATTCCCATAAAACTATCTCTACTCTCATACTGtaaaacttttatcatctctctcttcattaattatagtgTCACATTAGCATATTTAATATCCATAAAACTCTAATGAAAATTCATTGAGATTAGCTTTATGATAAAGATATGGTACATACTAGTGATTTTATTAGGGGTAAAAATCGCTGGAAATTTAAGGTACCCATATTAAGAGCTCCGTCCCTGAGTACTTTGGGATGAGAGTTTGTTTTCTCTACCATCTTGTTTAAGCTTTTGCATTTGCTTGCTTTCCTGCTCACTtttcttaggccagtctcaatggcccgtttcaatacactgtttccaaaacaaatctgttgacagagcatcaatgaaacgaacaatgaaacaacctccacaatgcagtACGTATCACCTTAatgtttcctaggctgggcaaagcatttaattactgcaaaatgattggatcacatgcaagatggtgaaacaatttagtcctcagtggggatttcatcctgtttcaccgcgtgggaaacaacgccagcggagtttcaccatggtgaaactacttccttctctctcctcttcgtttcatgcaaaaagtgcagttttgctgacatggcgctctaataaatgtgcatgacatcctggtgaaacccccactgagactggccttagtatTTTCTaaaacaagaaagagaagagtcgtTTCTTCCAAAATAAGTATCACTATATGATATCCATGCCAATTAAACTTTCTATTTGACTAGATTTGTAGAAAGTATTAGCggtatttatattttcaaacaagtttattataaaaatagattcaaTGATCTAACTAATGATACTGATTATGTActgtaaatattaatatttttaatatactaTATTCAATTAAATTTATACTAGTAATAAATACTCCCTCCGGTCCTATATATCTGGCGTCCATGCATTTTTCATTTTGGCCATAATATCTGGCGGAGTGGGGAGACCGAGAGTAAATTAACTAGTGTGCAGTTAAATGAATGGCCAGAAACAAAGTGAAATAATTAGTGTGCAGTTAAATGAATGGCTAGAAACGAAGTGTTGCATGCACGCTGGCTAGCAACAAAGCGGTTCATGTATGTGTATTCTCAGCAGGTTGCCTTTTTCACCAATCAGCGATGGGGTAGGAAAAAAGGAAGCATTTTCTCTCGGCAGGTTCATGCATGCAGCGCGACTATTAACATGCAATTAATATTTCTTGGTCTCTGGAATTAACTTTGTCGCGCCAGATATGGACCGGAGGGAGTAAATATTTAACTCCTTGCGAACGAGAACAGTAGTATTTATTTTGTGACAGTGAGTGTGAACCGTGAAGCAGAGGGAGCGTGAAGTGATGATATATACCTGGCCCCTCGACTCCAATCCAGCCGACGGGGATCGGGGAGTCACTACTGCCGGTACTAGTACTAGCACGCAAGGTTTCTCTCGAGCCCAGTGCCCGTTCGCCAGGCGTGCGTTGCGCCCGTAGCTCAGCCACCACCCAGAATCCAAGCCGGCAAGGTTTCAGTTTGAACATGCGCTGCGGCCACAGGAGGTGAGGTGAGCGGAGCGGGTGCACACACCACCCCGCTCGCCGCCGACGCGCTGCTTCCGATCCGTTACTCCCAGTCCCACCTATCATTTCTCACGAGTTTGCTTGCGCCGATCGAGTGGCAGTCTCTACGTATATCTTCCACCACCTACCTCGCCTCTTCGTCTTCTCGGTTTCTCCACGTTTCTTGCTAGTTTTCCCGCGACcgaagtgttttttttttttttttggttttcctCTTTGGCAAATTTAGGAGAAATTTTGTCCATGGACTGCTTTTCTCAAGGACCTTGACATGTTCAGATTTTTGTCCAACAATATTAGCATCGGTAGTAGAAGATACATTTGGCCTTTTTTTTTGGCAGTGCTTTTATCGTGGCTCTTTTCACCGGCTTAATCTAAAGCCCAAACCAAGGTAAACATAATGAAGCTGAAGCCACCAAAAATGTGGCTCCTCCTGGCCTTGCCGTTGGTTTGGTAAAGCCAAGTCTCTGTCAAAGTTGCCCTTCTTAATAAATAATAACCAAGGTTCATCACCAAGTAATCAGTGAACTGTAATTCGCTGTAAGAGAGTATATTACTttagtttgtttgtttttttcatACGTCCATGGCTTCTAGTTCACTAAAAACACTCTCCTACGGAAGTAAGGCAGCCTCTGGACATGTTTTGCTTAAGAAGAAGAAACCTTCCTACGTAGATACACCCAAACCCTACCTTACCTAAACCTAAGCTTTGGTGTGGGACAGATGGGGAGAGATTTTTTAACTCCAATCTAAAATTCGCTCCTATAAGAAGTTGAATCAAGGACCTGAAGAGTGCTACTCAAACAAACAACTCAGCTAGAGGCCCTTTCGCATTTCTGTTCATTAAAAATGCCGCAAATCTAATGTTTGTTACCagtctaaaaattttcaaacatACCGAGTCCACCAATTTAAATTCTGACCTTCATGTTGGTTACAGCTTTACAACCTGTAGATACAAATACAAGGTCTGCTCCTTATGTGGGCAGTGGTCAAAGAGAAATCAACTCTCCAACTCAAACCTGGGTAAACATTTTCTTTCATTTGTTTTTGTTGACAATTGTTTCGAACTGGATGCAACCAGATATCTGTTGAGCTTTCTGTGGACTACTCTCTGTTGTAGAACAAAAAGGCATCACCGTTGTGGTGGAAACTTAAAAGCTGTGGCAGATTCTGGGGAATCACCATCCCCTCACACTAAAAGCAAAGCAAGACAGAAGTCGGAGGACCAAATCAGTGCTCATACAAAGGAATCAATATGTCTAGAAAACGTGCCTTGTCCGAAGAAAATGAAGGTGCTACTTCACTGAAGAGCCTATCGACTCCAATCAATTTATTTGAGGATGAATGTGTTTTTTGTCATTCATTTAGAACAAGCCTGGTAATAAAATTGAATCCATATTACAAACTTATATCTACCATGGCAGAGCTGATGTGTTGAAGGCAACTCATGGATACTAATTTCAGTTTCATGGGCCGATGGTACGCTATCTGAAGGGAAGAGTTGTGTCCATTGACGAGGGCAACTCATCAGATGCCATCTACGTCCATAGGAAATGCCTCGAGTGGTAATTAATCTACATAATTTAGATTTGCTGTCATAACATTTTTATTCAATTCTTTTGGAAAACCTTGCAAATTTAAGATGCAACCATGTTGCCTTTTTTCCCCTGTTCAGTTCAGTGTTAATCTATATTGCTGCTTCTACGGTGATATGGCCTTTCATTTCTGTGCCTTCTGTTTCTTAAAGGGCTTCTGGAGTATGGTTTAAGGGCGACATTGTTATGAACTTTGAGCCAGAAATTAGACGTGCTTTAAAACTGACATGCAGAAGATGTGGACTCAAGGGAGCAGCACTTGGTTGTTATTACGATCCTTGCCTCACGAGTTTTCACGTTCCATGTGCAGTTCAGACAATTGGTTGCCGCTGGGACGTGGTAAGCTCTTTTACTAATTGATATTGATCCAATCGTttgtattttccttttactaccaGTGACCAATGTAATGTTCTGACATGCTTATTTTACATGGTAGGATGGCTATGTGCTGTGCCCTGAACATGTTTCAAATGCTCTACCATGTGATAATCTGGGTACACAAACAAAGGAGAATTACAATGCTTCTTCCTTGGATCAAAGGTTTTGTGATCCTTCCTTGCCCTTCTTGGGAGATTCATAGATATTGCAGTTCATGTAATTTGTGTACTGTGTtgtatttttttcctttctagCCAATGTTTCCACAAAGTACTCCCTCAGTAtcgaatttagaagtcgttttggacaagatttaggtcaaacattgagaatataaatcatcaataacttttaaattgttaagTTTACAAATGTGAAAgttatataaatagatttgtattgaaaaatactttcataaaaggtcaaagttgtgttttggagaccgtgtcgctgtcctaaacgacttcgaAATCcgatacggagggagtagaaTCTTTCGCCAATTCTAAAGAGGAAGGGCGATGATCATTTTTTTTCAGAAGGACGATAAGAGATTTTCTGCAAATTATATTAGAATGTaaggaaataaaaaaatgactAGCCCTGTTTAGAACTTATAATCTGGATTATCATAGGATTACTATAATCTGGATTGTGGACTATAGTAATTGAAGTGTTTGGATTCCTAGATTATTATGGTGGATTGTTCTAGTCTCAAGTGACAAATAGTATCAATCATCAAAAAGTAGGTCCAAGATGGATTATAGGACAATTGTAATATGTGTTTTATTATAACAATCTATATTATAATCTAGTTTATTTGGATCACAGTTAGATTATTTTAGCTAATTATTGTAATCACAGTGGATCCAAACAGGCTCTAAGCTCCCTGCAGGAGTGCAGGGTGAAGGCCCCTCACAACTTAAAAAACTACAAAGTACACCACTTGCAGCTGCACACAAACACAATAAATCCCAACTAGGGAAAAAAAAATACCCACGTCAATAAGGGCAACAAGGAAACATACAAGAGAAGAGAAAAAAGTGATTAGCCGAAGACATCCCAAATGACGCTAGAAACACCACCCATAATGAGGTTTACTCACCGCTAAGgagtgttaggccttgtttagttccaaaatattttgcaaaatcgacactgtagctttttcgtttgtatttgataaatattgtccaatcatagactaactaggctcaaaagattcgtctcgtcaattccgaccaaacggtgcaattagtttttatttttgtctatatttaatacttcatgcatgtgtctaaagattcgatgtgacggagaatctgaaaaattttgcaaaattttttgggaactaaacaaggccttacaaagGCCACCTCTTCCGGTTGCTTTGCCAGGTTTTGAAAAGTCCGATTTGTACCATTCCGCAAATTACACCAAATAGATAATGAGCCCATCAGTAGACTTTCTTTCACTCTTGTCAAACTTGGTTCTGACTGGGCGCCACCATTTGTAAATCGAACCACTATGGCAAGTGTTCAAAAAAATTGAGAAATTTCCCCATTGGACCACTTCGTTCCAAAACTTGTATTGCATATAGGCAACCCTTTGTGGTTCTGATCAGCTTTACATAACAAGTTTTCTCTTGTCTGTGGGATACATGAGATTTCTCACCATTCTAGATAAAGTAAACCTTCATGGTGATTATGGCAATCACCCATGTTTCATTTCGATAGTTTCATGGTTTCAGCCGACGTGCAGATAAGGAAGGAAATTTTGACTATCATAATAGGGAAAATCAACAAACTGATCAGCTTAACACCTCAAATGCTTCCTCGCTGACTCAGAGGTATGTGAATTGTAATGTTGTGCACAGCTTATATATTAGAGTCCATGTCATTAATCTATAATCTCTGTGCTGTATTTGTTTTTCCTAGCCATCATTGTCACGAAGATGGAATTTCTACCAATTGCTCAAGGGCTGGTGAACAAACGGATCAGCTTAACTCCAGGTACATGATAGTTATTCACCttaatttggagatattgtaagGTTCATTACAATTTTATAAATCACCCATTTCCATTTCTGTAATTGATGGTTCAGTTCATACATAGAAAAGGAAGATTGTTTTGACAGTCATCGAAGGAAAGATCAACAAACAGATCACCTTAACATTTCAAGTCCTTATTTGCCACACAAGTATGTGATTTTCTTcatatttttttgaactaaatgaTTTCTTCATTTTTTTGTGTGATAAGTAAATATTATAGTTCATATGATTATTGTATAATATTTGTGTTTTTTTGTCTTAGACTACATTCTCATCAAAAAGAAGAAATTTCCACCAATAGCTCAAGGGATGACCAGCAAATAGATCAGCTTCACACTTCAAGCTCTTCTTCCTTGCCACTGGGGTACATCATGTTTCTTCTCCCTCAAGATATTAAAAACTTACTGGTTACTTAAAGTATTCACTAATCCTTGATTTCTGTAATTCTTAATTGATTTTCTCGTGATTATAGCCAACATTCATACGACAAAGAAGTTTCTGTGACTCGTGAAAGGTATGATCACCAAAGAAACAAGAGTAACATGTCAAATTTGTCCTTGCCTTAGAGGTGCACAATTTAACTTAGGTCTTGGTCCTTTCGGGAGATAGTATAATGTAAAGGTTCTAGGCCATTGAACAATCTTTTTTGTTTTGGCGAAACTGATCAGTAATTAATTATTCGTCTTCTCCTTTATCCCACCATTCCAGCTGTCCTCCAGACATAGAAGAAATTTCCAGAGCTTGCCAAGCGGAAGAAATGGAAACAGATCAGCCTGACACATCAAGCTGCCCTTCTGATCAGTTGGTTTTGCTTGGTTTCTCTTTAAGTGCGGAAGAGAAGGTAGCATATAATAAATTATCAAAATAAGCCAATTTTTATTAGGCGCGTCATGGATCCATAACATGTTTCCTTTGTTTCATTTGTATCCACCTTTTATTCATGGATAATTTGGTACAAGAAACCCATTTGCTGTATATCCTTTACTAATTATTCCTGCTCCATTCCTGCTTCTGATGACCAATTTGCTACGCTTGCTGGGCAGGACTTCATGCAAAAGTTTGCAAGTTGGACCAACATGACGCTGGCAAAAGAGTGGGGCGAAAATGTGACCCATGTCATTCTGGGCAAAGGTGCTGGTACCTCATGGAGTAGATCATCTGAAGTCCTTATGGCAATACTGCTTGGGAAATGGGTGGTTCATTTCGAATGTTAGTATTTAACCTTTCTGTTGCTGGAtcatttccatatatatatgagctattatactacttttttttttgttctgtcTCTACGTTTTAGTTCTTGTTTGAACAAGCTGCTGGATCTTATCTCCTTCATTCAGTCCTGGTCCAGTGCTGATGCTTTTGACTGACCTTGCTCTTTTAGGGGTCGCCGACTGCTTGCAGCTCAATCCAGGTCCAGAGGCTTCCTATGAGCTAGCAGCATCCAAGCAGGGGAGAATCCGAGCAAGTGAAGGGGTATGTATCATTCAACAAAGGAGATCAGATCATTCACTCGTGGACCTAGCTAGGCTGATCGCTGCGTTCTGATTCTTCACTCACTTCACTTGATATGCTTGCATTGCAGGCACCCAAACTGTTTTCGGGACTGTGTTTCTGCCTGAGCGATTTCATGAGCCGTGACAACAGAGACAGCATGCGAGACCTCATAGCAGCCGCCGGAGGGCGGATGATGCTGGAGAAACGCGACCTGCACCTGCTACTGAAAAACCCCGACCACTCTTCGTCGTCTTCGGTGAAGCCGAGGCCCTGCTACTTCGTGTACGATGCCGACTCGCCCGGAGAGTTCAgtgtgagctcgctgcggaagGAGATGGAGGAGGCGAGAGAGCAGGCGGCGGCTGGGGCGCAGCTGATCTGCCACCTCAGGGTGTTGGATGCCGTCGCGGCGTttgacgcggagatcctcgtgGTCGCGAAGGAGGACCGCTTCATCACGTCGTAAATGTGCGCGTGAGCTCAGCTAGGGAAGCTTTTGGCGACGATACAGGATCGTCGATTTTGTTCTGCCAACTGCCAAGGACGACGAACCACTGGTCGAGCTTGTTCGCTGGTGTGAAAAATCATGATTAAAAATATTATTggttaatttattataaaaaaagacACTGTTAGTTAGTAAGGCTTAAAAGACAAGCAAAGGTACGTACGTAAGTAATGATCGGTCAATCAGATCGATCGTCGCCGTTGTTGCTTTGGCACTTGCTCTAGTCAAATCAGATGGAGCAATCTCTATATA is a window encoding:
- the LOC8056469 gene encoding BRCA1-associated RING domain protein 1, which gives rise to MSRKRALSEENEGATSLKSLSTPINLFEDECVFCHSFRTSLFHGPMVRYLKGRVVSIDEGNSSDAIYVHRKCLEWASGVWFKGDIVMNFEPEIRRALKLTCRRCGLKGAALGCYYDPCLTSFHVPCAVQTIGCRWDVDGYVLCPEHVSNALPCDNLGTQTKENYNASSLDQSRRADKEGNFDYHNRENQQTDQLNTSNASSLTQSHHCHEDGISTNCSRAGEQTDQLNSSSYIEKEDCFDSHRRKDQQTDHLNISSPYLPHKLHSHQKEEISTNSSRDDQQIDQLHTSSSSSLPLGACQAEEMETDQPDTSSCPSDQLVLLGFSLSAEEKDFMQKFASWTNMTLAKEWGENVTHVILGKGAGTSWSRSSEVLMAILLGKWVVHFEWVADCLQLNPGPEASYELAASKQGRIRASEGLQAPKLFSGLCFCLSDFMSRDNRDSMRDLIAAAGGRMMLEKRDLHLLLKNPDHSSSSSVKPRPCYFVYDADSPGEFSVSSLRKEMEEAREQAAAGAQLICHLRVLDAVAAFDAEILVVAKEDRFITS